From the genome of Duffyella gerundensis, one region includes:
- the sppA gene encoding signal peptide peptidase SppA: MRTLWRIIAGFFKWSWRVLNFIREFILNLFLIFLVLVGVGIWLQINHASAPADVQRGALKIDLTGVVVDKPSVSNKLSKLSRQLLGASSDRLKENSLFDVVDAIRQARDDKNITGIVLDLRDFAGADQPSLQYIGKALRQFRDAGKPIFATGDSYTQAQYYLASYANKIYLSPQGAVDLHGFATNGLYYKSLLDKLKVSSHVFRVGTYKSAVEPFLRDDMSPAAREADSRWIGELWQNYLNTVSANRQITPDQLFPGAQGVIVGLQKAEGDTAKYALDNKLVDQLATRANIEQLFSKTFGWDKQSNDYHAISIYDYPLHASTQDNGNIAVILANGAIMDGEETASSVGGDTTAMQIREARLDPKIKAIVFRVNSPGGSVTASEVIREELAAARAAGKPVVVSMGGMAASGGYWISTPADYILASPTTLTGSIGIFGVINTVENSLNEIGVHGDGVATSPLADVSTTKALPPEVQQMMQISIESGYKNFIGLVAKSRNKTPQEIDQIAQGHVWTGSDAKANGLVDALGDFDDAVDKAAALAKLSQPQLSWYQDEPGLVDMMLNQVDASVRATLPAAVQALLPAPVAEVMSAMQSQPGMMTKMNDPAHRYAFCLTCGQVR, from the coding sequence TGCAAATTAATCATGCGTCTGCTCCCGCTGATGTGCAGCGCGGCGCGCTAAAAATCGATCTGACCGGCGTGGTGGTGGATAAGCCCTCGGTCAGCAATAAGCTCAGCAAACTGAGCCGTCAGCTTCTGGGTGCCAGCAGCGATCGCCTCAAAGAAAACTCCCTGTTTGATGTCGTTGATGCCATTCGCCAGGCAAGAGATGACAAAAACATCACCGGCATTGTGCTCGATTTACGCGATTTTGCCGGCGCCGATCAGCCTTCGCTGCAATACATCGGTAAAGCGCTGCGCCAGTTCCGTGACGCGGGCAAACCTATATTCGCCACCGGCGACAGCTACACGCAGGCACAATATTATCTGGCCAGCTATGCCAATAAAATCTATCTCTCGCCGCAGGGCGCGGTTGACCTGCACGGTTTTGCCACTAACGGCCTTTACTACAAATCGCTGCTGGATAAGTTAAAGGTCAGCTCGCACGTCTTCCGCGTGGGTACCTATAAGTCTGCCGTGGAACCCTTCCTGCGTGATGACATGTCGCCTGCCGCCCGCGAAGCGGACAGCCGCTGGATTGGCGAGCTGTGGCAGAACTATCTCAATACCGTTTCCGCTAACCGCCAGATTACCCCGGATCAGCTGTTCCCGGGTGCTCAGGGCGTGATTGTCGGCCTGCAGAAAGCAGAAGGCGATACCGCGAAGTATGCGCTTGATAACAAGCTGGTAGATCAGCTCGCCACGCGAGCCAACATTGAGCAGCTGTTCAGCAAAACCTTTGGCTGGGACAAGCAGAGCAACGATTATCATGCGATCAGCATTTACGATTATCCGCTGCACGCCAGCACCCAGGATAACGGCAATATCGCGGTAATCCTGGCTAACGGTGCCATCATGGATGGCGAAGAGACCGCCAGCAGCGTTGGCGGCGACACCACCGCCATGCAAATTCGTGAAGCGCGTCTCGATCCTAAAATCAAGGCGATCGTGTTCCGTGTGAACAGCCCTGGCGGCAGCGTTACCGCTTCTGAGGTGATTCGCGAAGAGCTGGCGGCGGCGCGTGCAGCCGGCAAGCCGGTGGTAGTCTCAATGGGCGGCATGGCGGCCTCCGGCGGCTACTGGATCTCTACGCCAGCGGATTACATTTTGGCCAGCCCAACCACACTAACCGGTTCAATTGGTATTTTTGGCGTCATCAACACCGTTGAAAACAGCCTGAACGAAATTGGCGTGCATGGCGATGGCGTTGCTACATCGCCGCTGGCCGACGTATCAACCACCAAGGCGTTGCCGCCAGAAGTGCAGCAGATGATGCAAATCAGCATTGAAAGCGGCTATAAAAACTTCATTGGTCTGGTTGCCAAATCGCGTAACAAAACGCCGCAAGAGATCGATCAGATTGCGCAGGGCCATGTCTGGACCGGCAGCGATGCCAAAGCCAATGGTCTGGTGGACGCGCTGGGCGACTTTGATGATGCCGTCGACAAAGCGGCCGCGCTGGCCAAACTGAGTCAGCCGCAGCTGAGCTGGTACCAGGATGAACCAGGACTGGTTGACATGATGCTTAATCAGGTTGACGCATCGGTTCGCGCCACGCTGCCTGCTGCCGTCCAGGCGCTGCTGCCTGCGCCGGTTGCCGAAGTGATGTCAGCCATGCAATCTCAGCCTGGCATGATGACCAAAATGAACGATCCGGCCCATCGTTATGCCTTCTGTCTGACCTGCGGACAGGTGCGATAA
- the ansA gene encoding asparaginase → MHKKNIYVAYTGGTIGMQRSAQGYIPVSGHLQQQLANMPEFHRAEMPLFTIHEYQPLMDSSDMTPEDWLAIANDIKKNYDRYDGFVILHGTDTMAFTASALSFMLENLTKPVIVTGSQIPLAELRSDGQQNLLNSLFVAANYPISEVTLFFNNTLFRGNRTTKAHADGFNAFASPNLAPLLEAGIHIRRLGTPPAPQGKGELIVHPITPQPIGVVTIYPGISAEVVRNFLRQPVKALILRSYGVGNAPQNPEFINELKQAAERGIVVVNLTQCMSGKVNMGGYATGNALAHAGVVSGSDLTVEATLTKLHFLLSQSLTSDQVRQQMQANLRGELTPDE, encoded by the coding sequence ATGCATAAGAAAAATATTTACGTCGCCTATACGGGCGGAACCATCGGGATGCAGCGTTCAGCGCAGGGCTATATTCCGGTTTCAGGACATCTTCAGCAGCAGCTGGCCAATATGCCCGAGTTCCACCGCGCCGAAATGCCGCTGTTTACCATTCATGAATATCAGCCGCTGATGGACTCTTCAGACATGACCCCTGAAGACTGGCTGGCCATCGCCAATGACATCAAAAAGAACTACGATCGCTATGATGGCTTTGTGATCCTGCACGGTACCGACACCATGGCGTTCACCGCATCGGCGCTGTCGTTTATGCTGGAAAACCTCACCAAACCCGTGATCGTCACCGGCTCGCAAATTCCGCTGGCTGAGCTGCGTTCTGATGGTCAGCAGAATCTACTCAATTCGCTGTTTGTCGCGGCCAACTATCCCATCAGCGAAGTCACCTTGTTCTTTAATAACACGCTGTTTCGCGGCAACCGCACCACCAAAGCCCACGCCGACGGTTTCAATGCTTTTGCCTCGCCAAATCTGGCGCCGTTGCTGGAAGCGGGTATTCATATTCGCCGCCTCGGCACGCCGCCTGCGCCACAGGGCAAGGGTGAGCTGATCGTTCATCCGATCACGCCACAGCCAATCGGCGTGGTCACTATCTATCCGGGGATTTCTGCGGAGGTGGTGCGCAACTTTTTACGACAACCAGTCAAAGCGCTGATTTTGCGCTCGTACGGCGTTGGTAATGCGCCGCAAAACCCGGAGTTTATTAATGAGCTGAAGCAGGCAGCAGAACGCGGCATCGTGGTGGTGAACCTGACGCAGTGTATGTCCGGCAAGGTCAATATGGGCGGTTACGCCACCGGCAACGCGCTGGCGCATGCTGGTGTCGTCAGCGGTTCTGACCTGACGGTGGAGGCGACGCTGACCAAGCTGCACTTCCTGCTCAGCCAGTCATTGACCAGCGATCAGGTCCGCCAGCAGATGCAGGCTAACCTGCGCGGCGAACTCACCCCTGACGAATAA